From the genome of Ignavibacteriales bacterium, one region includes:
- a CDS encoding integrase core domain-containing protein → MRKKKMDAGRPRVPREIIQLIKRIANENPMWGVPRIHGEILKLGYEISQATVWRYTPKDKYNKSGQRWKTFLKNQASEIISIDFFCVPTINFKLLHVLVFLSHQRRKIIHFNITCNPTSEWATQQLKNTFYNSDTPKYLIRDRDCRYGNLFKKSVSDFGIREIVTAYRSPWQNGYVERVIGSIRREFLDHLIILNENHLRKLLKEYFHYYNNQRTHLGLNKDSPESRYVHIIGEIDKVPVANGLHNYYFRKAA, encoded by the coding sequence ATGAGGAAAAAGAAAATGGATGCTGGTAGACCTAGAGTTCCTAGGGAAATCATTCAACTTATCAAGAGAATTGCAAACGAGAATCCAATGTGGGGTGTACCTCGAATACACGGTGAGATTCTAAAACTCGGTTATGAAATTTCTCAAGCTACTGTTTGGAGATATACTCCCAAAGACAAGTATAATAAATCTGGACAACGCTGGAAAACTTTTCTCAAAAATCAAGCTTCAGAAATTATCTCTATTGACTTCTTTTGTGTTCCAACTATTAATTTCAAGTTGTTACATGTTTTGGTCTTTCTCTCACATCAACGAAGAAAGATTATTCATTTTAATATTACTTGTAATCCAACTTCTGAATGGGCAACTCAGCAACTGAAGAATACCTTTTACAATTCTGATACTCCTAAATATTTAATTCGAGATCGAGATTGTAGATATGGTAATTTATTTAAGAAAAGCGTTTCAGATTTCGGCATTCGAGAAATTGTAACCGCTTATCGTTCACCGTGGCAGAATGGGTATGTTGAGAGAGTCATTGGATCTATTCGAAGAGAATTTCTAGATCACTTAATAATTCTAAATGAAAATCATTTGAGAAAACTACTGAAAGAATATTTTCATTATTACAATAATCAGCGGACACATCTTGGGCTGAATAAAGATTCTCCTGAATCGAGATATGTTCATATAATTGGAGAGATAGATAAAGTGCCGGTAGCCAATGGTCTTCACAATTACTACTTCAGAAAAGCTGCTTAA
- a CDS encoding sigma 54-interacting transcriptional regulator: MVWVSLVVKKPNMVDYISNVPLGKPISIGRHELNDVYLEDATNEVSRFHAALFSDKGGNYLIQDLGSRNGTFIKRGEYYSEYYSGIVKLGDEIKIGPYVMTLEKSLIKKTQDVFSKSASSNDVETSFPDATKSMQNSNKDKNDLYKDILRVFEHPSMELDSTIDKMLNGMFNWLTPKRIYLALLNETTNEIDAEYIKLSENSNNVGIIFGKDLINFFADNKEIITSEEILAENSFKEIAKFSNDSIAYFVPIIWGGCVKGFISIEKFKYSESDINDIIESLKELRKRLSDYLAGCYKKSIPIKYQSAKEIDIDESVIIGVSRRFKKDVIDEAIKISNKDINVLLLGETGTGKDLLASYIHKNSTRADKPFVAINCASLPDQLIESELFGHEENAFTGAKFKQGLVESANGGSLFLDEIGELSLALQPKLYRFLQSGEFRRVGGIKNLTSFVRIIAATNKNLEDDTVMRPELFNRINQSQINIPPLRDRKEDIPLLAGYFLILLRQKYSTKISRLNHDCIKHLQARDWMGNIRALQNAIARAIIDADSHKSELDIKCFAGISEEVEKDKSRGDSANIITDSKYKTGDSENNEGKKLETSKDVEKAHILKVLSEENGKVDNAAIRLGISKQTLYNKLKKYEKESGGASSESKNTRPTGKPS; the protein is encoded by the coding sequence ATGGTTTGGGTTTCCTTAGTAGTAAAAAAGCCCAACATGGTGGACTACATAAGTAATGTTCCATTGGGCAAACCAATTTCAATTGGCAGGCACGAATTGAATGATGTATATCTTGAAGATGCCACTAATGAAGTATCCCGATTTCATGCAGCCTTATTCAGTGATAAGGGCGGTAATTATTTAATTCAAGATTTGGGCTCTAGGAATGGTACCTTCATTAAAAGGGGCGAATATTATTCTGAATATTATTCTGGAATAGTGAAACTAGGAGATGAAATAAAAATTGGTCCTTACGTGATGACTTTAGAAAAATCATTAATAAAAAAAACACAGGATGTTTTTTCTAAATCAGCTTCATCAAATGACGTTGAGACTTCTTTCCCTGACGCGACAAAGAGTATGCAAAATTCAAATAAAGATAAAAACGATTTATATAAGGATATTTTAAGAGTATTTGAACATCCTTCAATGGAACTTGATTCAACGATAGACAAAATGCTAAATGGAATGTTTAATTGGCTAACTCCTAAAAGAATTTATTTAGCATTATTAAATGAAACCACTAATGAAATTGATGCAGAATATATCAAACTCTCTGAGAACTCCAATAATGTAGGAATCATATTTGGCAAAGACTTAATAAATTTTTTCGCTGATAATAAAGAGATTATTACTTCTGAAGAAATTCTTGCTGAAAATTCTTTTAAAGAAATTGCAAAATTTAGCAATGATTCAATTGCTTATTTTGTGCCAATAATTTGGGGTGGTTGTGTAAAAGGATTTATTTCTATAGAAAAGTTTAAATATTCTGAATCAGATATAAATGATATTATTGAATCGTTAAAAGAATTGCGTAAGCGTTTATCGGACTATTTAGCGGGGTGCTATAAAAAATCAATCCCAATTAAGTATCAGTCTGCCAAAGAAATAGATATTGACGAATCTGTAATAATTGGTGTCAGTAGGCGTTTCAAAAAAGATGTAATTGATGAAGCTATAAAAATATCAAATAAAGACATTAATGTTTTACTCCTTGGAGAAACAGGTACCGGTAAAGATTTGCTTGCCAGCTATATTCATAAAAATTCCACCCGCGCAGATAAACCATTCGTAGCGATTAACTGTGCTTCTCTTCCAGATCAACTTATTGAAAGTGAACTATTCGGACACGAAGAAAACGCTTTCACCGGTGCAAAATTCAAACAGGGATTGGTGGAAAGTGCTAATGGTGGATCACTGTTTCTTGACGAGATTGGTGAACTGAGTTTAGCATTACAACCAAAATTATATCGTTTTTTACAGAGTGGTGAATTCAGAAGAGTAGGGGGAATTAAAAATTTAACTTCTTTCGTTAGAATAATCGCTGCAACAAATAAAAATCTTGAAGATGATACTGTGATGAGGCCAGAACTTTTTAATAGAATTAACCAATCTCAAATTAATATACCGCCACTCCGTGATAGGAAGGAAGACATTCCTTTATTAGCGGGGTATTTTTTGATTTTGTTGCGACAAAAATATTCAACGAAAATTAGTCGCTTAAATCATGATTGTATTAAACATTTACAAGCTCGTGACTGGATGGGAAATATCCGCGCACTTCAAAATGCCATCGCAAGAGCAATTATAGATGCTGATTCCCACAAATCAGAATTGGATATTAAATGTTTTGCGGGGATTTCTGAAGAAGTAGAGAAAGATAAATCAAGGGGAGATTCAGCTAATATAATAACTGATTCAAAATATAAAACAGGTGATTCAGAAAATAACGAAGGGAAAAAACTGGAAACATCAAAAGATGTTGAGAAAGCTCACATCTTAAAAGTTTTAAGTGAAGAAAATGGAAAAGTGGATAATGCAGCTATAAGACTCGGTATAAGCAAACAAACCTTATATAACAAGTTGAAGAAATATGAAAAAGAAAGTGGAGGAGCTAGTTCTGAAAGTAAAAATACACGCCCGACAGGAAAACCAAGTTGA
- a CDS encoding WD40 repeat domain-containing protein, with protein MDKSEKNKSELAKFAKNNKLTPIRNDILSSVDSKKLRHEINFNLLKQVNELLSANALVELFATFGDGSEIMGYDAVSGKVIHSQKFDANTKEIFCGFKPSSGWVISIDRKTGDSGKLLAFDTTLSKSLNVHTKSEKINNLLLTPDKFIITSSLEGNAEVYRASDWKFVRCLSDKKLTPITSLGLVPFSKFILLGYVDGSVKMYDYQKGTLIKTKKLTNQSIKSLSASHEIVAALTTDNQVLVFDYDFNIIWEHKSVKGNVIKIGLGDITSHSPRLLTEKHKSDHFLTSLIFVGLKSGAIMRINLKDKTCSSFEQHCDEVTSLLISPANYLISGSKDGSIRRIFIPTMKCEKIYHQNDGCRSIAISPNKKYFCASGVADNTAKLLDFCSGKIVNIFKHQHSIRTVEFASLQGRDFIFTGGWDAKVYQWNMNDYSLFKEFSIPDHPEACVCDLKINTNNNLLAIAYYIRESFGGYVLFDLKTNKMLTNCIAHDYKDVAQSVFLQLSDDWLYSAGDDGKIHKWALSDYKLDKSFSHGSAIKCIFLSQNNQVFSGALDGTIKIFDIPSGKEKSLYGNGGCIYHVILTGDNKFLFSATASGRINKFDLRSGTLVHTFCFHSALIWQLIILDNTLISAAVDGRVNFISIETGHLLGSYYNTKNSFLWSTPENDDGDSYYWTNNFEELIKVYETPGDREVYGTETKSYHAIHNNQNIVMSRINDSSYYKIFKASAAKLQQQKLIDGILSSTECNNLLS; from the coding sequence ATGGATAAGAGTGAAAAAAATAAATCTGAACTTGCCAAGTTTGCGAAAAACAACAAACTCACCCCTATAAGAAATGACATATTATCTTCAGTTGATTCTAAAAAGCTCAGGCATGAAATAAATTTTAATTTATTAAAACAAGTGAATGAATTACTATCAGCTAATGCGCTCGTTGAGCTGTTCGCTACGTTTGGCGATGGTTCGGAAATTATGGGCTATGATGCAGTTAGTGGTAAGGTTATACACTCCCAAAAATTTGATGCAAATACAAAAGAAATTTTCTGTGGATTCAAGCCATCATCAGGCTGGGTAATTTCAATTGATAGAAAAACCGGAGACTCTGGTAAGTTACTTGCATTTGATACGACGCTTAGTAAATCACTTAACGTGCATACAAAAAGTGAGAAGATAAATAATTTACTTTTGACACCAGACAAATTCATCATCACATCTAGCCTGGAAGGTAACGCGGAGGTATATCGAGCTTCAGATTGGAAATTTGTCAGATGTTTATCAGACAAAAAGCTTACACCTATTACTTCCCTTGGTTTAGTCCCATTTTCCAAGTTTATTCTACTTGGCTATGTTGATGGCTCTGTCAAAATGTATGATTATCAAAAAGGGACATTGATCAAAACAAAAAAATTAACAAATCAAAGTATTAAAAGTCTCTCTGCAAGTCATGAAATTGTTGCTGCGTTGACGACAGATAACCAAGTATTAGTTTTTGACTACGATTTTAATATTATATGGGAACACAAATCAGTGAAAGGAAATGTAATTAAAATTGGGTTAGGAGATATTACTAGCCATTCACCTAGGCTTCTAACTGAAAAACATAAATCAGATCATTTCCTCACAAGTTTAATTTTTGTGGGACTTAAATCCGGTGCCATTATGAGGATTAACCTTAAGGATAAAACATGCAGTTCTTTTGAGCAGCACTGCGATGAAGTTACTAGTTTATTAATCTCACCAGCCAATTATTTAATTTCTGGCAGTAAAGACGGTTCCATTCGCAGAATTTTTATTCCAACAATGAAGTGTGAAAAAATATATCACCAGAATGATGGCTGTAGAAGTATTGCGATTTCCCCGAACAAAAAATATTTCTGTGCTTCAGGTGTTGCGGATAATACGGCAAAGTTGCTCGATTTTTGTAGCGGAAAAATAGTAAATATTTTCAAACACCAACATTCGATCAGGACGGTTGAATTTGCATCGCTTCAAGGGCGTGATTTTATATTTACGGGTGGCTGGGATGCAAAGGTTTATCAATGGAATATGAATGATTATAGTCTATTTAAGGAATTCTCAATTCCGGATCATCCTGAAGCTTGTGTGTGCGATCTAAAAATAAATACTAATAATAATTTGCTTGCAATCGCCTATTACATCCGCGAATCTTTTGGAGGGTACGTTCTATTCGATTTAAAGACAAACAAAATGTTAACAAACTGCATTGCGCACGATTACAAGGATGTTGCTCAATCAGTTTTTCTTCAGCTTAGTGATGATTGGCTTTATTCTGCCGGCGATGACGGCAAGATACATAAGTGGGCGCTGTCGGATTATAAGCTTGATAAATCGTTTTCTCATGGCTCTGCAATTAAGTGTATTTTTCTTTCACAGAACAACCAAGTGTTTTCGGGCGCTTTAGACGGGACCATAAAAATCTTTGACATTCCTTCTGGCAAAGAAAAATCTCTTTATGGTAATGGAGGCTGCATTTACCATGTTATACTTACAGGTGATAATAAATTTTTATTTAGTGCCACTGCAAGCGGCAGAATCAATAAATTTGATTTACGTTCAGGTACTCTAGTTCATACATTTTGCTTTCACTCCGCATTGATATGGCAATTAATAATTCTTGATAACACATTGATTTCTGCTGCGGTAGACGGGAGAGTTAACTTTATTTCCATCGAAACTGGACATTTGCTGGGTAGCTATTACAATACAAAAAACAGTTTTCTTTGGTCTACGCCAGAGAACGATGATGGGGATTCATATTATTGGACCAATAATTTTGAGGAGTTAATAAAGGTCTATGAAACGCCGGGAGATAGAGAAGTTTATGGTACGGAAACAAAAAGCTATCATGCTATTCATAACAATCAAAATATTGTGATGTCGAGAATCAACGACTCCTCCTATTACAAAATTTTTAAGGCTTCAGCCGCAAAACTTCAGCAACAAAAATTGATTGATGGTATATTAAGCTCAACGGAATGTAATAATTTATTATCATGA
- a CDS encoding fibrobacter succinogenes major paralogous domain-containing protein → MKAIAKFDKLIILGLLLFVNGCGKEPQNDGNNYKTVKIGNKIWMAENLNVDRFRNGDLISEAKTNEEWAKAGREGKPAWCYYDNDPMNGKKYGKLYNWYAVNDKRVLAPEGWYLSTEEEFENLFRLVKNDGNALKAIGVDRTGTNSSKFSALLVGFRSYSNGFSDLGTELFLWIPASHNNKAYAFNLSYGSNIFYVSSHYKDYGFSVRCIKDYN, encoded by the coding sequence ATGAAGGCAATCGCAAAATTTGATAAACTTATCATATTAGGATTATTGTTATTTGTAAACGGTTGTGGTAAAGAGCCGCAAAATGATGGGAACAATTATAAAACTGTTAAGATTGGAAATAAAATTTGGATGGCCGAAAACCTGAATGTAGATAGATTTAGAAACGGTGATTTGATTTCAGAAGCTAAAACTAATGAAGAATGGGCGAAGGCAGGGAGAGAAGGTAAACCTGCCTGGTGTTATTATGATAACGATCCAATGAATGGTAAAAAATATGGTAAGTTGTACAATTGGTATGCAGTAAATGATAAAAGAGTGCTAGCTCCAGAAGGTTGGTATTTATCCACTGAAGAAGAATTTGAAAATTTGTTTAGATTAGTAAAGAATGATGGGAATGCATTGAAGGCAATCGGAGTAGATAGAACAGGAACAAATAGTAGCAAATTCTCAGCATTGCTAGTTGGTTTCCGTAGCTACAGTAACGGCTTCAGCGATCTCGGCACCGAACTTTTCTTATGGATTCCAGCGTCCCATAATAACAAAGCATACGCTTTCAACTTGTCTTACGGCAGTAATATTTTTTATGTCTCAAGCCACTATAAGGACTACGGCTTTAGTGTTAGATGTATAAAAGATTATAATTGA
- a CDS encoding serine/threonine-protein kinase: protein MPHISELMPQIPGYKIKEIIRKGGMGEVFLAEDKKLKRKVAIKSLAPELLRNPELIKRFKQEAIIQAKLLHPNIVTLFHSIIEQNSMYIVLEYAPGITLKEEIQQHGAMEEARVLNIFQQILAGVGFAHGKGIIHRDLKPSNIMLDAKDTVKIMDFGIAKVLGDKNMTKIGTKLGTLFYMSPEQVRGEENIDKRTDIYSLGIVLYEMLTGKLPFNTATASDFDVRKEIVEGSINDPRELRQGVSAQTISVMQMMIEKKKENRYSTCYECGIDLNKILIPPGGQDTIIVNRPEMILKDNITVQNAKVLNEKHLPLSEETNWSIKQNGTVLEIAYGSGTDFPQYAALHLESSYFRMNYGNSSGWGTSVILLPSFWSAGTLHQGAPITTTWKIDGVDIIISFSAAISGLNATGQLRITPPSGNSISASVALNLTGNVVLDNKPGEAFKPVMLSSMHISSDKWDAQTAYVDLQSYQIPQSDWMG from the coding sequence ATGCCTCATATAAGCGAATTAATGCCACAAATACCTGGTTACAAAATCAAGGAAATAATAAGAAAAGGTGGAATGGGAGAAGTGTTTCTTGCAGAAGATAAAAAACTTAAAAGAAAAGTCGCTATCAAATCTCTTGCACCCGAACTGCTTCGCAATCCGGAACTCATTAAACGGTTCAAGCAAGAAGCTATAATTCAAGCAAAATTATTGCATCCTAATATTGTTACATTGTTTCACTCTATTATAGAGCAAAATTCGATGTACATAGTTCTTGAATATGCACCTGGCATAACCTTAAAAGAAGAAATACAACAACACGGTGCAATGGAAGAAGCTCGTGTGCTAAATATTTTCCAACAAATACTCGCCGGAGTAGGTTTTGCACATGGTAAAGGAATTATCCATCGTGACTTAAAACCAAGTAACATCATGCTGGATGCAAAAGACACCGTCAAAATAATGGACTTCGGAATAGCTAAAGTACTCGGCGATAAAAACATGACAAAGATCGGCACTAAGCTGGGCACACTCTTTTACATGTCGCCTGAACAAGTGAGAGGAGAGGAAAATATTGATAAGCGGACAGATATTTACAGCTTAGGTATTGTCTTGTACGAAATGCTGACCGGTAAACTTCCGTTTAATACTGCCACTGCGAGTGACTTCGATGTAAGAAAAGAGATAGTAGAAGGAAGCATCAATGATCCGCGTGAACTTCGACAAGGCGTAAGTGCGCAGACAATATCAGTAATGCAAATGATGATAGAGAAGAAAAAAGAGAACCGTTATTCAACTTGTTATGAGTGTGGAATAGATCTAAATAAAATATTAATACCACCGGGAGGTCAAGATACAATAATAGTTAACAGACCAGAAATGATTTTAAAAGATAATATTACCGTACAGAATGCAAAAGTTCTTAACGAAAAACATCTACCCTTATCAGAAGAGACAAACTGGAGTATTAAACAAAACGGAACGGTTCTGGAAATAGCTTATGGAAGTGGAACTGATTTTCCGCAATATGCGGCTCTTCATTTGGAGAGTAGCTACTTTCGCATGAATTACGGTAATAGCTCAGGTTGGGGTACATCTGTTATTTTACTCCCATCCTTTTGGTCTGCTGGCACACTTCATCAAGGCGCTCCTATAACTACAACGTGGAAAATTGATGGAGTGGATATTATTATTTCATTTTCAGCAGCTATATCCGGTCTCAATGCAACTGGACAATTACGCATTACACCACCAAGTGGAAATTCAATATCTGCATCAGTCGCACTTAATCTTACTGGCAATGTAGTTTTAGATAATAAACCGGGTGAAGCATTTAAACCTGTAATGCTTTCTTCAATGCATATTTCTTCAGATAAATGGGATGCACAAACAGCGTATGTTGATTTACAATCATATCAAATTCCGCAAAGCGACTGGATGGGTTAA
- a CDS encoding TonB-dependent receptor, with product MGTKFICLLTILVLTSSLILADQNGKIAGIVKDKKTGEGLPSVSISLIENKTGAMSNVKGEYFIIDVTPGTYTLKASYLGYASITVKNVIVNIDRTTTVNFEMIEQSLELGRDIIVVAERDKIRKDVSFSQNILTSNEITTSPTGVDLREMIATGVGIDRDQYGHLTIRGGMVDEVGYFVDGMSGNDKRLGIPIIKVPQAAVKEIQVLTGGFSAEYGDARSGMINIVTKDGGTKYNLSVDYRFSPTAHKHFGPDLFSPENWWDVGRYLSLGPSEDRDKNGVPDFEGWTSYMARNKGKKTIIGPNGPIGVATTPQDMLDIWKFQHRPQQYANKPDQYVEGTFGGPVPFTNDKLTFFYSGFYDRTSFAFKFSRPDFIDQSHTLKLDYKISPEIKLRYTGNYGETNSVAYDAEPATFVDAHSWDNVIDAMDGTAAGHLYNADTRMVHADVYRTLQGLDMKYIINKNSFLNVNLQYDRTKFRAHPTDWRDTTTIMIIGGVRLDESPFNFAPNKYKDVLDIHRLGEDKGWRDYTWYETFQAKGDYTNQITTNHLLKTGFKTALNKMYLDYGRHRWDDGHINLPAEEWTKRDVSYLELSGYVQDKIEFGGMIMNLGIRLDAFQSEVEAFTDPWSAYYQKGKNFDSLYYAPGQLPKMKYVLSPRLGVSHPITEDAKLFFNYGYFFQRGNIENLYTDIRNFSSSLDKMGNPNLEFRKTISYELGVEHNVFDIFSYKLSGYYKDVSSEISTINFSASTYSYSYLRSMNNGYRDIMGFELELLLPYSKYISGRISYDYRLSKGGWYGYQTYYEDPLKKNVLESPNIDKPKPRPILRANLKFEVPEIESSAILNSIFSDLIFSTYIRWEAGEYLTYHSEAYPGTDENNIQWTPWYNVDLNVSKKISIAGFDMFVYLEVQNLLNSKFLNGSDKFWNQSLVSQEEYLELVAKKGLKPGTYDDSDVQTFLDKAMYYLLYGPTRDIYFGVKIMF from the coding sequence ATGGGCACAAAATTTATTTGCTTATTAACCATACTTGTTTTGACAAGTTCTCTCATATTGGCTGACCAGAATGGCAAGATTGCGGGAATAGTAAAAGATAAAAAAACAGGAGAAGGGCTTCCGAGCGTAAGCATTTCGCTCATCGAGAACAAGACGGGTGCTATGTCTAATGTTAAGGGAGAATATTTTATTATTGACGTCACTCCTGGAACATATACTCTGAAAGCCTCTTATCTGGGATATGCATCTATAACAGTTAAAAATGTTATTGTAAATATTGATCGAACCACTACCGTAAACTTTGAAATGATTGAACAATCTCTTGAATTAGGCAGAGATATTATTGTAGTCGCCGAAAGAGACAAAATCAGAAAAGATGTATCCTTTTCACAAAACATTCTTACCTCTAACGAAATTACAACTTCGCCCACTGGTGTTGATCTCCGTGAAATGATCGCAACGGGAGTCGGAATTGATAGAGATCAGTACGGGCATCTGACGATAAGAGGTGGTATGGTGGATGAAGTCGGATATTTTGTGGATGGAATGTCGGGGAACGATAAACGATTGGGAATACCTATAATTAAGGTACCCCAGGCCGCTGTAAAAGAAATTCAGGTTTTAACAGGCGGTTTTAGTGCTGAATACGGCGATGCCCGTTCTGGTATGATTAATATTGTTACCAAAGATGGTGGTACGAAATACAATTTATCTGTTGACTATAGATTCAGCCCGACAGCACACAAACATTTCGGACCGGATCTGTTCTCCCCTGAAAACTGGTGGGATGTTGGCAGATATTTATCCCTTGGACCTTCAGAGGACAGAGATAAAAACGGCGTTCCCGATTTTGAAGGTTGGACTTCGTACATGGCTCGGAATAAAGGGAAAAAGACTATTATTGGTCCCAATGGACCTATCGGGGTTGCAACTACTCCTCAAGATATGTTAGATATCTGGAAGTTTCAGCATAGACCTCAACAATACGCTAACAAACCGGATCAGTATGTAGAAGGTACATTCGGAGGACCGGTTCCTTTTACAAATGATAAATTAACATTTTTTTACAGCGGATTTTATGACAGAACATCATTCGCGTTTAAGTTTTCCCGACCTGATTTTATTGATCAATCACATACACTGAAACTTGATTATAAAATTAGTCCGGAAATTAAATTGAGATATACCGGAAACTACGGCGAGACAAACTCAGTGGCCTACGACGCTGAACCTGCAACTTTTGTCGATGCGCATTCATGGGATAATGTAATTGATGCTATGGATGGAACAGCAGCTGGCCATCTTTATAATGCCGATACTAGAATGGTACACGCCGATGTTTACCGTACGCTACAAGGTCTCGACATGAAATATATCATAAATAAGAATTCATTTTTAAACGTGAATTTGCAATATGATAGAACAAAATTTCGGGCTCACCCAACTGATTGGAGAGATACTACCACAATCATGATTATCGGGGGTGTCCGGCTGGATGAATCACCGTTTAATTTTGCACCCAATAAATATAAAGACGTGCTCGATATCCACCGTCTCGGCGAAGATAAAGGATGGAGAGATTATACCTGGTACGAAACATTCCAGGCGAAGGGTGATTATACAAACCAGATTACAACAAATCACCTTTTAAAAACAGGGTTTAAAACTGCTCTTAATAAAATGTACTTGGATTATGGCCGTCATCGCTGGGACGATGGACATATAAATTTACCCGCAGAAGAATGGACAAAGAGAGATGTCTCGTATTTAGAGTTGTCGGGATACGTTCAGGACAAAATAGAGTTTGGCGGAATGATAATGAATCTTGGAATAAGACTGGATGCGTTCCAATCAGAAGTTGAAGCGTTTACTGATCCATGGTCCGCATACTATCAGAAAGGGAAAAATTTCGACAGCCTTTATTATGCTCCCGGCCAATTACCCAAAATGAAATATGTCCTCAGTCCGCGATTGGGTGTCTCACACCCCATCACTGAAGATGCTAAATTATTTTTTAATTATGGTTATTTCTTCCAACGTGGTAATATTGAAAATTTATACACAGATATTCGAAATTTTTCATCAAGTTTAGACAAAATGGGAAATCCTAACCTTGAATTCAGAAAGACAATTTCATATGAATTAGGGGTTGAACACAATGTATTTGATATTTTCTCTTACAAATTGAGCGGTTATTATAAAGATGTATCGAGTGAAATAAGTACCATTAATTTCTCAGCTAGTACATATAGTTATTCATATTTGAGAAGTATGAATAACGGTTACCGGGATATTATGGGCTTTGAACTTGAATTACTCCTGCCGTACAGCAAATACATTAGCGGTCGCATCAGCTACGATTACCGATTAAGCAAAGGCGGATGGTACGGATATCAAACTTATTATGAAGATCCTTTAAAAAAGAATGTTCTTGAATCGCCTAATATCGATAAGCCCAAACCACGCCCCATACTTAGGGCAAATCTGAAATTTGAAGTCCCGGAAATAGAATCAAGCGCGATTCTTAATTCTATTTTTTCCGATTTGATTTTTTCAACTTATATCCGCTGGGAAGCCGGAGAATATCTGACTTATCATTCCGAAGCATATCCGGGAACCGACGAGAACAATATTCAATGGACCCCGTGGTACAATGTGGATCTCAACGTTTCAAAAAAAATAAGTATTGCGGGGTTCGATATGTTCGTCTACCTGGAAGTGCAGAATTTATTGAATTCAAAATTTCTTAACGGTAGCGACAAATTTTGGAATCAGTCGCTCGTGAGCCAGGAAGAATATCTCGAATTGGTTGCCAAAAAGGGACTCAAACCCGGTACCTATGACGATTCTGATGTCCAGACATTCCTTGATAAAGCGATGTATTATTTACTCTACGGACCGACAAGGGATATCTATTTTGGCGTAAAAATTATGTTTTAA